The DNA region GATGTCCTTCTGGAGCTTCGGGAATACGCCATCGGTGTAGTACCGCGACTTAATCCGCATCAGGTTGATGAAGCCCGACTGCCCCTCAACCTTCGCCCCGACGAACAGCTCCCTCAGGGCGTCATAGAAACGCTCCTGGCTCTTGTCAGCCTTCGACTCTACATTTGCCGTAATTCCGCGCCTCTAGTGTGCTTCAGCACAGGTCAGTATGCGGCCGGTTCTCCGCTCAGCATGGCTGAAGGGAGCGCCGCCCGGAGCGGCTGGACGGGTCCGAAACCCTGAGTCGCTTCGGTGGCAGGCGAACTACTTTGAACCCCGATGTCTTCTGCACCGACCGCAAGTCGGCGCAGATGGCTTTGAGGTCGCCGCGGAACTTCCGCGTATGTTCCGTTCTGTGCTTTCTGACTTCTTCAACAATCGGGTCCTTCATCAATCTACCTCCAGCAACTCATCCGGCGAGCAGACTTCCGGACAACGGTATCCTTCATCTTCGACTACCTGACGCACCTTCTCGCGCGTAAATGGGTTGTTCAGATGGGCAAAGTTCCAGGTCAGGAAGACGTCCATGCCATTGATGGCGGCGATGGCAAGGTGGAGAGCATCCTCCGGGTTTGCTTTCGGCACTGACCCGCACGCGACCATCCGCTCGGCCAACTTGCGTGCGGCATCGTCAATGTCAAGCATCCTGAGCGGCTTGACGACGCCAAGCCTCACTCTGGCTTGCTCAAGGTCCCCTCTGCCCGCCTCCTCGTACACCAGCGCCGAGACGTAGACCTCGTAACGACCGGCCAGCCTGGACCAGAATTCGCGCGTGGCTTCCTGGTGCGCAGCAATGAGAAGGTCTCGGCTGGGTCGGGCAGCGAAGTAACTGACTACCGTCGTCTCGACGTAGACTCGCTTCTTCATTCTGCCGACAGGTTAACGGGAGCCACCGGGAAGTCAAGGTCGCTACGTAAGCCCCTGAATGCTGCATGCTGTGTGCTGTATGCTTGAGGCGGCCCCTCAACCTTCGCGCCGACGAACAGCTCCCTCAGGGCGTCATAGAAACGCTCCTGGCTCTTGTCAGCTTTGGATTCCGCGTTCACTGCGATGGCAAGCCTCCAACGCTATGCGCCAACATGAGTCAGAATGTTAGTCTCGCGCCATCCATAGTCAAGCATGCGCAGCGCGCCTCGTCAGTAGCGATGGAAAGAAGGGGCCGGCGCAGGGCTGGATACCGTTGCAGAAGCAGGAACGGCGGCTGTTGCGAGTGCTGGAACGTGGGCCGGAACGGACGCTGTTTCGGAGCCGGGAATAGATGCTGTTGCGGGCGCAGGCACAAGAGCCGTTACGGTAGCAGGACCGGGTGTTGTTGCGGGTGCCGGGACAGGGGCTGGAATGGTGGCTGTTGCAGGTGCGGAAACGAGGGCTGGGACAGGTGCTGTAACAGATGCAGGAACGAGGGCAGAAACAGGCGCTGTAACAGGTGCGAGGACGAGGACCGGAACGGGTGCCGTGACAGGTGCGGAAACGAGGGCCGGGACGGGTGCCGCACAAGGGGCAAGGACTCCCCCAACCGTCTAGGGGATGGTGAGAACTCGGACAAAGCGGAAACCAGAATTCAGAGACCAGAAACCAGAACTCTCAGCAGGAGAAGGACTTGGGACACGACGGCGCGGGCGAAGTCAGAAGGCAGAAGCCAAAGGCCGAAAGTCAAAACCGGGGACGTCGAATGACGAAAGGAGGGACGTCGGGTCCAGAGAGGGCAAAAAGAACTGGATGTCTCGTGACGCTCGCCAACCTAGCGTAACTCAATTACTCTCGGTCGGTTAAGCACTTTCGGGCCGCGGATAATCAGCATATAGGGGTCGCCTGGGGGCTAGCCTTTGAAGGAGCATTCGAAGAAGCTATGAAAGGAGCTTTGTAGCGAGCTTTGAATTGAGCTTTCAGAAGAGCTTTGACGCGAGCTTTCGACTGAGCTTTGCAGCGAGCGATGCGAGGAGCGATGCGCCGAGCTTTGAGACAAGCGATGCACGATGCGATGAAGTGAGCTTTGCAGTGAGCCATTGAAGAAGCTATGAAGTGAGCTTTCGAGTTTGCTTTCTAAGGTACTTTCCAGCGAACTCTGAATCGAGCTTTCTGGCGAGCCTTCAAGGGCATTCTAGATTCAAGATTGATGATTGCAGATTGCGGATTGGCGGGCAGGATGACGATGTGTGTCGAGTTCCGGGCGGCGGGGCGGGCGCGGCCGGGTGTAAATACCAGCGGGCGCGTCAAGGACGCGCCCGCGGAATTGGGTCGTGCCGGACTAGGCTTCGGCTTTGGCCCTCGCCCTGGTCGCCGCCTCGGCGGATGCGGCAATGGCCCGAATCGTGGAGCACGAGCAGACGCCCGTCGCCCGGGACACGCCGGCGTCGAAGCCGCCTCGCCGTCGCCCGCGCAGACCATAGTCGCCAGTCGTCCGCCTCTCCGTGCCTGCTGACCGCCGGCAGTTTACCGCCGACGGCTGACAGCCTCCCCCCTGACCCTCGACACCCGACGTCGGCTGGCGGTTGAGGTCTGGACCTGCCTATCCGCACCCTGATTCCTTGACTTCGCTTGGTATCAGGCTAACATACTCGCAGACAA from bacterium includes:
- a CDS encoding type II toxin-antitoxin system VapC family toxin, with translation MKKRVYVETTVVSYFAARPSRDLLIAAHQEATREFWSRLAGRYEVYVSALVYEEAGRGDLEQARVRLGVVKPLRMLDIDDAARKLAERMVACGSVPKANPEDALHLAIAAINGMDVFLTWNFAHLNNPFTREKVRQVVEDEGYRCPEVCSPDELLEVD